One window from the genome of Populus alba chromosome 15, ASM523922v2, whole genome shotgun sequence encodes:
- the LOC118033430 gene encoding uncharacterized protein, with the protein MTDELLETGKIREKLTHGLSELKATEEEILSMETQLATAREVNLKALAATELMATAANMEKKRSEELVKHVVELNEAILVLKLASIEAEKEKCMVLSDKDARLELAMEMAAQAQEQVEDMKKRLEIIQELENQLLAKSILVDSLQAELNQASELVSSSNKTVSDAVKDLNQLKADLIVKERDNSDQTFYFGALETELNQLKAELKNENEEASHLSRNVEILMDELQEVRTKIYEIKEREKEAEIEKLKKERKKHRLRLQAKI; encoded by the coding sequence ATGACTGATGAACTTTTAGAAACTGGAAAAATACGGGAGAAGCTTACTCATGGTTTGAGTGAATTGAAGGCTACAGAGGAAGAGATACTTAGCATGGAAACACAACTTGCTACTGCAAGGGAAGTGAATCTCAAGGCACTGGCAGCAACAGAGCTGATGGCAACTGCAGCaaacatggaaaagaaaagatctGAAGAACTGGTAAAGCATGTCGTTGAGCTCAATGAAGCTATTCTTGTGTTAAAGCTTGCTTCCATTGAAGCTGAAAAGGAGAAGTGCATGGTTTTATCTGATAAAGATGCTCGGTTAGAGTTGGCAATGGAAATGGCTGCTCAAGCACAAGAGCAGGTGGAAGACATGAAAAAGCGATTGGAAATAATTCAAGAATTGGAAAATCAGCTGCTAGCCAAATCTATACTTGTTGATTCGCTACAGGCGGAACTCAATCAAGCATCTGAACTAGTTAGTTCATCTAATAAAACTGTTTCGGATGCTGTAAAAGATTTGAATCAGCTAAAAGCGGATTTGATAGTCAAGGAAAGAGATAATTCCGATCAAACATTTTACTTTGGGGCATTGGAAACTGAATTGAATCAGTTAAAAGCAGAACTAAAGAATGAAAATGAAGAGGCAAGCCATTTGAGTCGTAACGTGGAAATCCTCATGGATGAGCTACAGGAAGTAAGAaccaaaatatatgaaattaaagaaagagagaaagaagcagagattgagaaattaaagaaagagagaaagaagcacAGATTGAGGTTGCAGGCTAAAATCTGA
- the LOC118033349 gene encoding probable LRR receptor-like serine/threonine-protein kinase At1g74360 — MAIFIIIDYKTLYIKLCEAFLPCLVWSTCSLQALRFNHFLTSSVFLIWSCEEAEDIKTKRKKTVASLIMKEDETDHLWRIVLFMFLILITGSVVVSGDSLDTDRQVLLDLKSFLEERNHVNRGQYSQWNPQSSNPCNWSGILCTLDGSRVRGINLAANNISGDLYGNFSSLTALTYLDLSRNTFSGAVPGDLSNCQNLVYLNLSHNILEGELNLTGLTKLEALDLSTNRIFGGIQFTFPGICNNLIVANVSANNFSGGIDNFFDGCLKLQYLDLSSNFFSGAIWKGFSRLKEFSVSENYLSGEVSESFFAENNCSLQVLDLSGNNFTGKVPGEVSNCRNLAILNLWGNHFTGQIPPEIGLISSLESLFLGNNTFSPTIPESLLNLGNLAFLDLSRNHFGGDIQQIFGRFTQLKFLVLHGNSYVDGINSSGILKLPNLVGLDLSNNSFTGPLPVEISEMHNLKFLILAYNQFNSNIPQEYGNFQGLQALDLSFNNLIGKIPSSLGKLRSLLWLMLANNTLSGEIPAELGSCTSLLWLNLANNQLSGSIPRELMKVGMDPSQTFESNRQDGGIIASSRECLTMKRWIPADYPPFSFVYTILNRKTCMSIWDRLLKGVGLFPVCAAGSTVRTLQISGYLQLSGNQLSGEVPGDVGKMHNFSMIHLGFNNLSGTLPPQIGQLPLVVLNLTKNTFSGEIPNEIGNAKCIKNLDLSYNNFSGTFPVSLNNLNELSEFNISYNPLISGTIPTPGQLATFEKDSYLGDPLLKLPSFIINSSGSPPNQYPKIEKKEHKKWVAVLVLLTMTMAFLICGLASLIVCMLVKSPAESPGYLLEDTKHLRRDFASSSGSSSPWSSDTIKVIRLDRTAFTHADILKATGNFSESRILGKGGFGTVYRGLLPDGRQVAVKKLQREGIEGEKEFRAEMEVLTGNGFGWPHPNLVTLYGWCLDGTERILVYEYMEGGSLEDLISDRTRLTWRRRIDIAIDVARALVFLHHECYPAIVHRDVKASNVLLDKDGKASVTDFGLARFVDVGDSHVSTMVAGTVGYVAPEYGQTFHATTKGDVYSFGVLSMELATGRRAVDGGEECLLEWARRVMGYGRHGLSRARIPVVLLGSGLAEGAEEMCELLRIGIGCTAEAPQSRPNMKEVLAMLIKL; from the exons ATGgctattttcattattatagaTTACAAAACATTATACATAAAACTATGCGAAGCATTTCTTCCATGTTTGGTTTGGTCTACCTGCAGTCTGCAGGCCCTGCGATTCAACCATTTTCTTACGAGCAGTGTTTTTCTTATATGGAGTTGTGAGGAGGCTGAAGATATAAAGACGAAAAGGAAGAAGACAGTAGCAAGTCTGATCATGAAAGAAGACGAAACTGATCATTTATGGCGGATTGTATTATTCATGTTCTTAATCTTGATTACAG GTTCAGTAGTAGTGTCTGGAGATTCGCTTGACACGGATAGACAAGTCCTTCTTGACTTGAAATCATTCCTCGAGGAACGAAACCACGTAAACAGAGGACAGTACTCTCAGTGGAACCCGCAGAGCTCAAATCCCTGCAACTGGTCTGGAATCCTATGCACACTTGATGGCTCAAGAGTTAGAGGCATTAACTTAGCTGCCAACAACATCTCTGGAGATTTGTATGGCAACTTCTCGTCCCTGACGGCCCTCACTTACCTCGATCTTTCTCGAAACACTTTCAGCGGTGCTGTTCCTGGTGACTTGAGCAACTGTCAGAATCTTGTTTATCTTAACCTCTCACATAACATCCTTGAGGGTGAGCTCAACCTGACTGGCTTGACCAAATTGGAGGCTCTTGATTTGTCTACGAATAGGATTTTTGGTGGAATTCAGTTCACCTTTCCGGGAATTTGTAACAACTTGATTGTGGCAAATGTCTCAGCGAATAATTTCAGTGGTGGGATAGATAATTTCTTTGATGGCTGCTTGAAGTTGCAGTATCTTGATTTAAGCTCCAACTTTTTCAGTGGGGCAATATGGAAAGGTTTTTCAAGGCTGAAGGAGTTTTCTGTGTCTGAGAATTATCTCAGCGGAGAAGTTTCGGAGTCATTCTTTGCTGAGAATAATTGTAGCCTGCAAGTGTTGGACTTATCAGGAAACAATTTCACTGGTAAGGTACCAGGCGAGGTATCAAATTGCAGGAATTTGGCTATTTTGAATCTGTGGGGAAACCATTTCACTGGACAAATTCCACCTGAGATAGGTTTGATTTCAAGTCTTGAAAGTTTGTTCTTGGGTAACAACACATTTTCTCCGACAATACCAGAGTCTCTTTTGAACTTAGGTAACTTGGCCTTTTTGGATTTGAGCAGAAATCATTTTGGGGGTGACATACAGCAGATATTTGGGAGATTCACACAGCTGAAGTTTCTGGTGTTACACGGGAATTCATATGTCGACGGCATAAATTCTTCAGGCATTCTCAAACTACCTAATCTAGTTGGATTAGATCTGAGCAACAACAGCTTCACGGGTCCATTACCTGTTGAAATCTCTGAAATGCACAACTTGAAGTTCTTGATCCTAGCGTACAATCAATTTAACAGCAATATACCACAAGAATATGGAAATTTTCAAGGCTTGCAAGCTCTTGATCTCTCCTTCAACAACCTAATTGGAAAAATACCTTCTTCTCTTGGAAAGTTGAGGTCACTCTTGTGGTTAATGCTCGCAAACAACACGTTGTCAGGTGAAATTCCGGCTGAATTGGGAAGCTGCACTAGTTTGTTGTGGTTGAACCTTGCTAACAACCAGCTCTCTGGGAGTATCCCGCGTGAATTGATGAAGGTAGGAATGGACCCCTCGCAAACATTTGAATCAAACCGGCAGGATGGAGGCATCATCGCTAGCTCACGTGAGTGTTTGACAATGAAGAGGTGGATTCCTGCAGATTATCCACCATTCAGTTTTGTATATACAATTCTAAATCGGAAGACCTGCATGAGCATATGGGATAGGTTGCTTAAAGGGGTTGGCCTTTTCCCGGTATGTGCAGCTGGATCAACTGTCCGTACACTTCAAATCTCAGGTTATCTTCAACTGAGCGGCAACCAGCTTTCTGGAGAGGTCCCTGGAGATGTTGGTAAGATGCATAATTTCAGTATGATACATTTGGGTTTCAATAACTTGAGCGGTACGCTCCCTCCGCAGATTGGACAGTTGCCACTGGTAGTCTTAAACCTCACCAAAAATACCTTCTCCGGTGAAATTCCAAATGAAATTGGGAACGCCAAATGCATAAAGAATCTTGATTTATCTTATAACAACTTCTCTGGCACGTTTCCTGTAAGCTTGAACAACTTGAATGAGCTTAGCGAGTTTAACATCTCTTACAATCCTTTAATTTCTGGTACAATCCCAACACCTGGGCAGTTGGCAACATTTGAGAAAGATTCCTACCTTGGCGATCCACTCCTGAAACTTCCAAGCTTTATCATCAATTCCTCGGGTTCCCCGCCAAATCAATATCCAAAAATCGAGAAGAAAGAGCACAAAAAGTGGGTTGCAGTTCTGGTGCTGTTAACAATGACTATGGCATTCTTAATTTGCGGACTTGCTTCACTTATAGTTTGCATGCTGGTGAAAAGTCCAGCAGAGTCACCAGGATACCTCTTAGAAGATACCAAACACCTCCGGCGTGACTTTGCATCAAGTTCAGGCAGTTCATCTCCATGGTCGTCAGATACAATTAAGGTCATACGTTTGGACAGAACAGCATTCACTCATGCTGACATCTTGAAGGCAACAGGCAATTTTTCAGAAAGCAGAATCCTTGGGAAGGGAGGTTTTGGAACAGTGTACAGAGGATTATTGCCTGATGGAAGACAAGTGGCAGTTAAGAAGCTACAGAGAGAAGGAATAGAAGGTGAAAAGGAATTTCGAGCTGAAATGGAAGTTTTAACTGGAAATGGCTTCGGATGGCCTCATCCAAACCTAGTGACACTTTATGGGTGGTGCCTTGATGGTACAGAGAGAATATTGGTGTACGAGTACATGGAGGGTGGAAGCTTGGAGGATCTTATATCAGATAGGACGAGGCTAACATGGAGGAGGCGTATTGACATAGCAATCGATGTGGCACGCGCCTTGGTATTTCTTCACCATGAGTGCTACCCTGCGATTGTGCACCGTGATGTCAAGGCTAGCAATGTCCTGCTAGATAAAGATGGCAAGGCAAGTGTCACTGACTTCGGTCTTGCTAGATTTGTTGATGTCGGGGATAGCCATGTGAGCACAATGGTGGCCGGCACCGTTGGGTATGTTGCGCCGGAATACGGACAAACTTTCCACGCGACTACCAAAGGCGATGTGTACAGTTTTGGGGTACTGTCAATGGAACTGGCAACAGGGAGGCGAGCTGTGGATGGAGGAGAAGAGTGCCTATTGGAATGGGCTAGAAGGGTGATGGGATACGGCAGACATGGATTAAGTAGAGCTAGGATACCGGTAGTGCTTCTGGGCTCGGGGTTGGCTGAGGGAGCGGAGGAGATGTGTGAGCTCCTAAGGATTGGGATAGGATGCACGGCGGAGGCACCACAAAGTAGACCAAACATGAAGGAGGTGCTAGCTATGCTAATAAAACTATAA
- the LOC140954615 gene encoding uncharacterized protein, with translation MANKGINTTEILDKSTDFTSQNREERGIFLPDPLALHHSDTPGLTLVSTLLNGRNYREWCRSMRRSLSAKNKLGLIDGSIEAPPTNGAKFPLWQCCNDLVVSWILNSVQPEIAPSVIYSDTAAVIWNDLKDRFSQGDESRIYQIRQEIVECRQGSLSISAYYTKLKGLWDELGSYQEPIPCSCDMLKKLADREEKEKMMQFLMGLNEPYSQIRGSILMMNPLPDTRRTHGLILQQERQMEVAARNSIVPASHAMQVARRGGSQTVTLFGSRKFCTHCEQRGHLVDQCYYLIGFPIGHKWHGKNMKPRNKKTTINNIEMKRESTDESPTFTAEEYKQIMALLKNGNNQPFANATARALRFQANLPLQFWGESVQTSCYLINRLPTPLLSHKSPYELLNHTPPNYSTLRVFGCLCYATNLTPDHKLDCRARRYIFIGYPHGQKGYRVYDLESKKFFTSRDVTFHEHTFPFTKLPPETLDDNPVLPIPSSLATLPETTTHPQPTLSNQPSTQPNLAPPSPSHNTYPPTVATPHPTPLKVYSHRPHTITTVPLEPPVTTSQSSVPSTFIDPSVSSLTNVTKPPIVDPIQTLPEPRHSTRLYRPPPYLQDFQTYHAAVLGPDISSASMSGTRYPLHRYVSYSGLFSLYRSFVSNISRLVEPATYEQARHDLNGLQP, from the exons ATGGCCAACAAAGGAATCAACACAACCGAAATCCTAGACAAATCCACAGATTTCACATCACAGAACAGAGAAGAGAGAGGGATTTTCTTACCCGATCCTTTGGCTCTACATCATTCAGACACACCAGGACTCACCCTGGTCAGCACACTTTTGAATGGACGCAACTATAGGGAATGGTGTCGTTCAATGCGCCGCAGCCTTAGCGCCAAAAACAAACTTGGTCTCATCGATGGATCCATAGAAGCTCCGCCAACAAATGGTGCAAAATTCCCATTATGGCAATGCTGCAATGATCTGGTGGTGTCCTGGATCCTCAATTCTGTTCAACCAGAGATAGCTCCTAGCGTCATCTACTCAGATACGGCAGCCGTGATTTGGAACGACCTCAAAGACAGATTTTCCCAAGGAGACGAATCCAGAATCTACCAAATACGACAAGAAATTGTTGAATGTCGTCAAGGGTCCCTCTCCATATCTGCCTATTATACAAAACTCAAAGGGCTTTGGGATGAATTAGGGTCTTACCAGGAACCCATCCCTTGCTCTTGCGACATGCTGAAAAAGCTTGCTGacagagaagagaaggagaagatgaTGCAATTTTTAATGGGGCTTAACGAACCCTATTCCCAAATCCGTGGGTCAATCTTGATGATGAATCCCCTACCCGATACACGACGAACCCATGGCCTTATTCTCCAACAAGAGAGGCAAATGGAGGTAGCAGCACGGAATTCCATCGTGCCAGCCTCCCATGCGATGCAGGTTGCACGACGGGGAGGATCACAGACGGTGACTTTGTTTGGCAGCAGGAAGTTCTGCACTCACTGTGAGCAAAGAGGACATTTGGTTGATCAATGTTATTATCTAATTGGGTTTCCAATTGGCCATAAATGGCATGGAAAAAACATGAAGCCAAGAAATAAGAAGACAACGATCAACAACATTGAGATGAAGAGGGAATCGACTGATGAAAGCCCAACCTTCACAGCTGAAGAGTATAAGCAAATCATGGCATTACTGAAAAACGGTAACAATCAACCATTTGCAAACGCAACAG CTCGAGCCCTTCGCTTTCAAGCCAATTTACCACTACAATTTTGGGGGGAAAGTGTCCAAACATCATGTTACCTTATCAACCGTCTACCCACTCCCCTTCTTTCTCACAAATCCCCATATGAACTTTTAAACCACACTCCACCCAACTACTCTACTCTTCGGGTTTTTGGTTGTCTATGTTATGCCACAAATCTCACCCCTGATCATAAACTTGATTGTCGTGCTCGCCGTTACATTTTCATTGGATATCCTCATGGCCAAAAAGGATATCGTGTGTATGATCTTGAAAGCAAGAAATTTTTTACCTCACGAGATGTCACTTTTCATGAACATACATTTCCCTTCACTAAGCTACCACCAGAAACTCTAGACGACAACCCAGTTTTGCCTATCCCCAGTAGCCTCGCCACATTACCTGAGACCACCACCCATCCTCAACCCACACTATCTAATCAGCCTTCCACCCAACCGAATCTTGCACCACCTTCCCCCTCCCATAATACATACCCTCCGACGGTTGCCACTCCTCACCCAACCCCACTCAAAGTTTACTCTCATCGCCCTCACACCATAACCACTGTCCCATTAGAACCTCCTGTTACGACATCCCAGTCATCCGTCCCGTCAACATTCATTGATCCATCTGTGTCCTCCTTAACCAACGTCACTAAACCCCCCATTGTCGACCCAATACAGACCCTCCCCGAACCTCGCCATTCCACCCGCCTTTATCGACCTCCACCTTACCTACAAGACTTCCAAACCTATCATGCTGCTGTTCTTGGCCCTGACATCTCCTCTGCATCCATGTCTGGTACACGTTATCCACTCCACCGGTATGTCTCTTACTCTGGCCTCTTTAGTCTATATCGTTCCTTTGTAAGTAATATATCTCGCTTGGTTGAGCCAGCCACTTATGAGCAGGCTCGTCATGATCTCAATGGGTTGCAGCCATGA
- the LOC118033344 gene encoding probable receptor-like protein kinase At5g61350: MEGRQNWPISSLSLLLLFNLLFILVNSTSAIDSSSVAAYTPPDNYLIDCGSPQDTKLDDGRTFKSDSASRSYLETNEDVQTSVDYISVKGFSVSSSALPLFRSARILKAVSKYTFYITRPGWHWVRFYFHPLPHPVYDLTSAVFSITTDEVVLLHDFFVKDNSTLVFKEYLFNVSGDRFSLLFKPKERSYAFINAIEVVSAPDGLISDSASTVPQGGTLNGLFQHAFEVCYRLNVGGPTITPMNDTLSRTWLPDTPYNVFPQGAQNASIMPSAVKYQQSGATPYIAPSWVYATADEMAESETLQPNFNLTWQMNVDPGFSYLIRMHFCDIVSQALNDLYFNVYINSMMSVSGLDLSSINNALSTAYYTDFVLNASSIRNGSVRVQVGPASGMQSGIPNAILNGLEVIKISNSVRSLDGLFGVDGPSGGGRTMKIVAGVGLAMAVTAMLLLAIVCIRWQQRPRDWEKRNSFSSWLLPLHTSQSFFSTSRSSSRRSSMFGSRTSKSGYSSNFSNQGLGRYFSFSELQNATQNFDEKAVIGVGGFGKVYLGVFEDGTKMAIKRGNPGSEQGINEFQTEIQMLSMLRHRHLVSLVGFSDEQSEMILVYEYMANGPLRDHIYGSKKAPLSWKQRLEVCIGAARGLHYLHTGAAQGIIHRDVKTTNILVDENLVAKVSDFGLSKAAPMEQQYVSTAVKGSFGYLDPEYFRRQQLTEKSDVYSFGVVLFEVLCARPVLNPALPREQVNLAEWAMQCHRKGVLNKIIDPHIAGSINEESLKTYVEAAEKCLAEHGVDRPGMGDVLWNLEYALQLQETSSQPQTDLPEDKCTGHITALEKPNGKVCGGDSGVSVGDDSQVTVTSPLFSQIENFQGR, translated from the coding sequence ATGGAAGGCCGACAGAACTGGCCGATCTCCTCCCTTTCTCTGCTTTTACTTTTCAATCTTCTTTTCATCCTTGTAAACTCCACTTCCGCAATAGACTCTTCTTCTGTGGCTGCTTACACGCCTCCGGATAACTATCTAATTGATTGTGGATCACCGCAGGATACCAAGCTTGATGATGGCCGGACCTTCAAATCTGATTCTGCCTCGCGGAGTTACCTTGAAACCAATGAAGATGTACAAACTTCTGTCGATTACATTTCCGTAAAAGGGTTTTCTGTCTCTTCTTCTGCGCTCCCTTTATTTCGCAGTGCAAGGATTTTGAAGGCTGTTTCAAAATATACATTTTACATCACTCGTCCAGGGTGGCATTGGGTTCGTTTTTACTTTCACCCGCTTCCTCACCCTGTATACGATCTAACCAGTGCTGTTTTCAGTATCACCACAGATGAGGTTGTCCTCTTACACGACTTCTTTGTCAAAGATAACTCCACACTGGTTTTCAAGGAATATCTCTTTAATGTTTCCGGTGATAGATTCTCCCTCCTTTTCAAGCCCAAGGAGAGATCTTATGCATTCATCAATGCCATCGAAGTTGTGTCTGCCCCGGACGGTCTTATCTCTGATTCTGCATCCACAGTTCCCCAAGGTGGAACTTTAAATGGTTTGTTTCAGCATGCTTTTGAAGTGTGTTATCGGTTGAATGTTGGAGGACCAACCATAACTCCAATGAATGATACCTTGTCAAGGACATGGCTGCCTGATACCCCATACAACGTCTTTCCCCAAGGAGCGCAGAATGCGTCCATTATGCCCAGTGCTGTCAAATACCAGCAAAGTGGAGCTACTCCATATATCGCACCGAGCTGGGTTTATGCAACTGCGGATGAAATGGCAGAGTCTGAGACGCTGCAACCAAACTTCAATCTGACATGGCAGATGAATGTTGATCCTGGATTTTCCTACTTGATCAGAATGCACTTCTGTGACATTGTCAGCCAGGCCCTTAATGATCTGTACTTCAACGTGTATATAAACAGCATGATGAGTGTGTCAGGTCTTGACCTTTCTTCCATCAACAATGCCCTTTCAACAGCATATTATACAGATTTTGTGCTCAATGCCTCGTCCATCAGGAATGGTTCCGTCAGGGTTCAGGTTGGCCCTGCTTCCGGCATGCAGTCAGGCATCCCTAACGCTATTCTTAATGGATTGGAGGTCATAAAGATTAGCAACTCAGTGAGGAGCTTGGATGGTTTATTTGGCGTTGATGGACCATCAGGTGGAGGACGTACAATGAAGATTGTTGCGGGTGTTGGGCTTGCAATGGCGGTGACAGCAATGCTGTTGCTTGCAATTGTGTGCATCCGGTGGCAACAGAGGCCTCGAGATTGGGAGAAGCGAAACAGCTTCTCGTCATGGCTCCTCCCTCTCCACACCAGCCAATCTTTTTTCTCGACCAGCAGGAGCAGCTCGAGGAGATCAAGCATGTTCGGTTCCCGGACAAGCAAAAGTGGCTATTCTAGCAACTTTTCTAATCAAGGTCTTGGCCGGTACTTCAGTTTTAGTGAATTGCAGAATGCCACACAAAATTTTGATGAGAAGGCAGTGATTGGAGTTGGTGGGTTTGGAAAAGTTTATCTTGGAGTGTTTGAAGATGGAACAAAGATGGCAATAAAACGAGGGAACCCAGGATCAGAGCAGGGCATAAACGAGTTCCAGACAGAAATACAAATGCTTTCCATGCTAAGGCACCGCCACCTTGTATCACTTGTTGGCTTCTCAGATGAACAATCAGAGATGATTCTTGTTTATGAGTACATGGCTAATGGCCCACTTCGTGACCACATCTATGGCTCAAAAAAAGCCCCTTTGTCATGGAAACAAAGGCTTGAGGTTTGCATTGGTGCAGCTCGAGGTTTGCATTATCTGCACACCGGCGCAGCACAGGGCATCATCCACCGCGATGTAAAAACCACAAATATACTTGTCGATGAGAATTTGGTTGCAAAAGTGTCAGACTTTGGGCTTTCCAAAGCTGCACCAATGGAACAACAGTATGTGAGCACTGCCGTGAAGGGTAGCTTCGGATATCTTGATCCTGAGTACTTCAGGAGACAGCAGCTTACTGAGAAATCTGATGTTTATTCGTTTGGAGTAGTTTTGTTTGAGGTTTTATGTGCAAGGCCTGTACTAAACCCGGCATTACCAAGAGAGCAGGTGAATTTGGCTGAGTGGGCAATGCAGTGTCACAGGAAGGGAGTGCTTAACAAGATAATTGATCCACATATCGCCGGAAGTATCAACGAAGAATCACTGAAAACATACGTGGAAGCTGCGGAGAAGTGTTTAGCAGAGCATGGTGTTGACAGGCCTGGCATGGGAGATGTATTGTGGAACCTAGAATATGCCTTGCAGCTTCAGGAGACTTCCTCTCAACCTCAGACAGATCTTCCAGAGGATAAATGCACCGGTCACATTACTGCCTTAGAAAAGCCAAATGGAAAAGTTTGTGGAGGAGACTCTGGTGTTTCTGTCGGTGATGATTCTCAAGTAACTGTTACTTCTCCTTTATTCTctcagattgagaattttcaGGGAAGGTAA